The Sphingomicrobium sp. genome has a window encoding:
- a CDS encoding 4a-hydroxytetrahydrobiopterin dehydratase codes for MEAPEGWTVEDGGKALVRTFTFKDFAEAFAFLTRVAMHAEKVDHHPEFTSVWNRVDLRLTSHDAGGVTDRDVALAEAIGRLAAQSGFNSEG; via the coding sequence ATGGAAGCGCCGGAAGGCTGGACGGTCGAAGATGGTGGCAAAGCGCTGGTGCGGACGTTCACCTTCAAGGACTTCGCTGAGGCCTTCGCCTTCCTGACCCGCGTGGCGATGCATGCGGAGAAGGTCGACCATCATCCGGAATTCACGAGTGTCTGGAACCGCGTTGATTTGCGGCTGACCAGCCATGACGCCGGCGGCGTCACGGATCGCGATGTGGCGCTGGCGGAGGCGATCGGCCGTCTGGCAGCACAGTCAGGGTTCAATAGCGAAGGTTGA
- the hppD gene encoding 4-hydroxyphenylpyruvate dioxygenase, with product MATAVAEKGPLGLENPMGTDGFEFVEYTAPDIELLRSLFTKMGFPEVARHKTKNVTLHKQGDCNFIINAEPGSYAEEYARAHGPSACAMAFRVKDAKAAHGRALELGATNVQVSRGDGELDLPAIEGIGGSRLFFIDRYGDKGSIYEVDFDFHPDWQQRMAEADSKLTYIDHLTHNVNRGNMATWADFYERLFNFREIRYFDIEGKVTGLFSKAMTSPCGKIRIPLNESQDDKSQIEEFLREYKGEGIQHIALGTTDIYQSVDIIRARGIPFQDTPDTYYEMLPQRIQGHDEDIAELEKRRILMDGAPTEGQGLLLQIFTQNVIGPIFFEIIQRKGNEGFGEGNFKALFESIELDQMRRGVI from the coding sequence ATGGCTACGGCAGTCGCTGAAAAAGGTCCCCTCGGCCTCGAAAATCCGATGGGCACCGACGGTTTCGAGTTCGTCGAATATACCGCGCCCGATATCGAGCTTCTGCGCTCGCTCTTCACCAAGATGGGCTTCCCCGAGGTCGCTCGGCACAAGACGAAGAACGTCACCCTCCACAAGCAGGGCGATTGCAACTTCATCATCAATGCCGAGCCCGGCTCCTATGCCGAGGAATATGCTAGGGCTCACGGGCCGAGCGCCTGCGCGATGGCGTTCCGGGTCAAGGATGCAAAGGCCGCGCACGGCCGAGCGCTCGAACTCGGGGCGACCAACGTTCAGGTCAGCCGCGGCGACGGCGAGCTCGACCTTCCCGCGATCGAGGGCATCGGCGGCTCACGCCTCTTCTTCATCGACCGCTATGGCGACAAGGGCTCGATCTACGAGGTCGACTTCGACTTCCATCCCGACTGGCAGCAGCGGATGGCCGAAGCGGATTCCAAGCTCACCTATATCGACCACCTCACGCACAACGTGAACCGTGGGAACATGGCGACCTGGGCCGATTTCTATGAGCGGCTCTTCAACTTCCGCGAAATTCGCTACTTCGACATCGAAGGGAAGGTGACCGGCCTGTTCTCCAAGGCCATGACCTCGCCCTGCGGCAAGATCCGCATCCCGCTCAACGAGAGCCAGGACGACAAGAGCCAGATCGAGGAATTCCTTCGCGAATATAAGGGCGAGGGCATCCAGCACATCGCGCTCGGCACGACCGACATCTACCAGAGCGTCGACATCATCCGCGCGCGCGGCATTCCGTTCCAGGACACGCCGGACACCTATTACGAAATGCTGCCGCAGCGCATCCAGGGCCATGACGAGGACATCGCCGAGCTGGAAAAGCGCCGCATCCTGATGGACGGCGCGCCGACCGAAGGGCAGGGCCTGCTGCTGCAGATCTTCACCCAGAACGTGATCGGCCCGATCTTCTTCGAGATCATCCAGCGCAAGGGCAACGAGGGCTTCGGCGAAGGCAATTTCAAGGCGCTGTTCGAAAGCATCGAGCTCGACCAGATGCGTCGAGGTGTGATCTGA
- the pcaF gene encoding 3-oxoadipyl-CoA thiolase: protein MTEAFICDYIRTPIGRYGGALSSVRADDLAAIPIKALIDRNPGVDWADLDDVIFGCANQAGEDNRNLARMAGLLAGLPDSSGGVTLNRLCGSGLDAVAMAARTIRGSEADLIIAGGSESMSRAPFVVAKATSAFDRNAEMYDTTIGWRFVNPKMKSAYGDDTMPSTGENVAQEFAISREDQDAFALRSQDKASAAQANGRLASEIVPIEIPQRKGDPLLVDKDEHPRTTSMEALARLKPIVRSDGTVTAGNASGVNDGAAALVIASEEAAKRNGLTPKARILGAAVAGVSPRIMGIGPAPASEKLMKRLGLSIADFDVIELNEAFAAQGLAVMRKLGLADDDRRVNPNGGAIALGHPLGMSGARLAGTAALELERTGGRYALATMCIGVGQGIALALERV from the coding sequence CTGACCGAAGCTTTCATCTGCGATTATATCCGCACACCGATCGGCCGCTACGGCGGCGCCCTCAGCAGCGTTCGCGCCGACGACCTTGCTGCGATCCCGATCAAGGCGCTCATCGACCGCAATCCCGGCGTCGACTGGGCCGACCTCGACGACGTCATCTTCGGCTGCGCCAACCAGGCCGGCGAAGACAACCGCAATCTCGCGCGGATGGCGGGCCTGCTCGCAGGCCTGCCCGACAGCTCGGGCGGCGTCACGCTCAACCGCCTCTGCGGCTCAGGCCTGGACGCCGTCGCAATGGCCGCCCGGACGATCCGCGGCAGCGAGGCCGACCTGATCATCGCCGGCGGCAGCGAAAGCATGAGCCGCGCGCCGTTCGTCGTTGCCAAGGCGACGAGCGCGTTCGACCGCAATGCCGAAATGTACGACACCACCATCGGATGGCGCTTCGTCAATCCGAAGATGAAGTCGGCCTATGGCGACGACACCATGCCGAGCACTGGCGAGAATGTGGCGCAGGAATTCGCCATCAGCCGCGAGGACCAGGATGCGTTCGCGCTGCGGAGCCAGGACAAGGCTTCGGCTGCGCAAGCTAACGGCCGCCTCGCGTCTGAGATCGTTCCCATCGAGATCCCGCAGCGCAAGGGCGACCCGCTCCTCGTCGACAAGGACGAGCATCCGCGGACGACCAGCATGGAAGCGCTGGCGAGGCTGAAGCCGATAGTTCGCTCCGACGGCACCGTGACCGCGGGCAATGCCTCGGGCGTGAACGACGGCGCGGCGGCGCTGGTCATTGCATCGGAAGAGGCTGCCAAGCGCAACGGCCTCACGCCCAAGGCGCGCATTCTCGGCGCCGCCGTCGCCGGCGTGTCGCCGCGGATCATGGGCATCGGCCCGGCGCCCGCGTCGGAAAAGCTGATGAAGCGGCTCGGCCTCTCCATCGCCGACTTCGACGTGATCGAATTGAACGAGGCTTTTGCCGCGCAAGGCCTTGCCGTGATGCGCAAGCTGGGCCTTGCCGACGACGACCGCCGCGTGAACCCCAATGGCGGCGCAATCGCGCTGGGCCACCCGCTCGGAATGTCCGGGGCCCGCCTCGCGGGCACCGCCGCGCTCGAACTCGAGCGGACCGGGGGCCGCTACGCGCTCGCCACCATGTGCATCGGCGTCGGCCAGGGAATCGCGCTCGCCCTCGAACGGGTGTAA
- the paaD gene encoding 1,2-phenylacetyl-CoA epoxidase subunit PaaD translates to MAGVDMMLDEAAIMAVLETVPDPEIPVLSITDLGIVRGFAADPPRVRISPTYTGCPATVAIEQSIREALDAAGYRQVAVERVLFPPWSTEWITERGRERLHKYGIAPPSPSATAECPQCGSGDTVEVSRFGATPCKAQWRCTSCLEPFERFKCH, encoded by the coding sequence ATGGCCGGGGTGGATATGATGCTCGACGAGGCGGCGATCATGGCCGTGCTCGAAACCGTGCCCGATCCCGAAATCCCGGTGCTGTCGATCACCGACCTCGGCATCGTGCGCGGCTTTGCCGCCGATCCGCCGCGTGTGCGGATCAGCCCGACCTACACCGGCTGCCCCGCGACCGTCGCCATCGAGCAATCGATCCGCGAAGCGCTCGACGCGGCAGGCTACCGCCAGGTCGCTGTCGAACGGGTGCTGTTTCCGCCTTGGAGCACCGAATGGATCACCGAGCGTGGACGCGAGCGCTTGCACAAGTACGGCATCGCCCCGCCAAGTCCCTCAGCGACCGCGGAATGCCCGCAGTGCGGTTCAGGCGATACGGTCGAGGTCAGCCGCTTCGGCGCGACGCCGTGCAAGGCTCAGTGGCGCTGCACATCATGTCTGGAGCCGTTCGAACGCTTCAAATGCCACTAA
- the dgoD gene encoding galactonate dehydratase, whose protein sequence is MARKIARIETFLVPPRWLFVRVEDEDGAFGWGEASLEGWAEAVDGVFEAYRDRFIGADPFAIEDIWQVGYRGGFYRGGAVIMSALSGLEQALWDLKGRVLGLPAWEMLGGKVRNKVRSYAWIGGDRPADVADAADVRKQQGFTAIKMNATAEMDWIGTPKAFDEVVKRVEAAQAMGMDVGLDFHGRVHRPMAKQLAKALEPLGLLFIEEPLLSENHEGLAQIANSTATPIALGERLYSRWEFKPFFESGAVDIIQPDLSHAGGILEVRKIAAMAEAYDVAVAPHCPLGPLALGACLQIAACTPNHAIQEISLGIHYNTGGHDLLNFCTDKSVLTPVDGYLPVPQGPGLGIEIDEAAVREADKDRHRWRNPIFRTEDGSFAEW, encoded by the coding sequence ATGGCGCGTAAGATCGCTCGCATCGAAACCTTCCTCGTCCCGCCGCGCTGGCTGTTCGTCCGTGTCGAGGACGAGGACGGCGCCTTCGGCTGGGGCGAAGCGAGCCTGGAGGGCTGGGCCGAAGCCGTCGATGGCGTATTCGAGGCTTATCGCGACCGCTTCATCGGCGCCGATCCGTTCGCCATCGAGGACATCTGGCAGGTCGGCTATCGCGGCGGCTTCTACCGCGGCGGCGCGGTCATCATGTCGGCGCTCTCGGGCCTCGAACAGGCCTTGTGGGACCTCAAGGGCCGAGTGCTCGGGCTCCCGGCGTGGGAGATGCTGGGCGGCAAGGTCCGCAACAAGGTGCGCTCCTACGCCTGGATCGGCGGCGACCGGCCGGCCGATGTCGCCGACGCCGCGGACGTCCGCAAGCAACAGGGCTTCACCGCGATCAAGATGAACGCGACGGCCGAGATGGACTGGATCGGCACGCCCAAGGCGTTCGACGAAGTGGTGAAGCGGGTGGAAGCGGCACAGGCCATGGGCATGGATGTCGGCCTCGACTTCCATGGGCGAGTCCACCGGCCGATGGCGAAGCAGCTCGCCAAGGCGCTCGAGCCGCTCGGACTGCTGTTCATCGAAGAACCGCTGCTTTCGGAGAATCATGAAGGGCTGGCGCAGATCGCCAATTCGACGGCGACTCCGATCGCGCTTGGCGAGCGGCTCTACAGCCGTTGGGAGTTCAAGCCGTTCTTCGAGAGCGGTGCGGTCGACATCATCCAGCCGGACCTCAGCCATGCCGGCGGCATCCTGGAAGTGCGCAAGATCGCGGCGATGGCCGAGGCCTATGACGTCGCAGTCGCGCCGCACTGCCCGCTCGGGCCGCTCGCACTCGGGGCCTGCCTGCAGATCGCGGCCTGCACGCCGAACCACGCGATTCAAGAGATCAGCCTTGGCATCCACTACAACACCGGCGGGCACGACCTTCTGAACTTCTGCACCGACAAGTCGGTGCTGACGCCGGTCGACGGCTATCTGCCGGTACCGCAAGGCCCGGGCCTCGGCATCGAGATCGACGAAGCGGCGGTGCGGGAGGCCGACAAGGACCGCCACCGCTGGCGCAACCCGATCTTCCGCACCGAGGACGGAAGCTTCGCCGAGTGGTGA
- a CDS encoding family 1 glycosylhydrolase, with translation MFATGIENSYPTINHGKTRVDQMEAANHYERWREDFDCIQEIGINYLRYGPPFHKTYLAPNKFDWEFTDLTMAELKRRDITPIVDLCHFGVPDWIGNFQNPDFPQLFAAYAGEFAERYPWVQLYTPINEMFICSVFSAKYGWWNEQKKDDTSFVTALKHIVKANVMGMIEILKRRHDAIFIQSESSEYYHADSPAAIGRAEVLNQMRFLSLDLNYGRRVDSGMYQYLLDNGMTREEYEWFLNHRLKQHCIFGNDYYQLNEHRVFADGHTVAAGETFGYAEITRQYYNRYRLPVMHTETNLWEGAHGDEAVKWLWKEWANVLRLRNVGIPTVGFTWYSLIDQVDWDTALREKNGNVNPLGLFDLDRKIRNVGRAYKQLIADWRNVLPASSVCLVVPIKKIGDYSAIEDDGGTNRGGLSQAAKRAAE, from the coding sequence ATGTTCGCGACGGGGATCGAGAACAGCTACCCCACGATCAATCACGGCAAGACGCGCGTCGACCAGATGGAGGCCGCCAACCATTACGAACGGTGGCGGGAGGATTTCGACTGCATCCAGGAAATCGGGATCAACTATCTCCGCTACGGACCGCCGTTCCACAAGACCTACCTTGCGCCCAACAAGTTCGACTGGGAATTCACCGACCTGACGATGGCGGAGCTCAAGCGCCGCGACATCACGCCCATCGTAGACCTGTGTCACTTCGGGGTCCCCGACTGGATCGGCAATTTTCAGAACCCCGACTTTCCGCAGCTGTTCGCCGCTTACGCCGGCGAATTCGCGGAGCGCTATCCGTGGGTGCAGCTGTACACGCCGATCAACGAGATGTTCATCTGCTCGGTCTTCTCGGCGAAATACGGCTGGTGGAACGAGCAGAAGAAGGACGACACAAGCTTCGTCACCGCGCTCAAGCATATCGTCAAAGCGAACGTCATGGGGATGATCGAAATACTCAAGCGCCGGCACGACGCCATCTTCATCCAGTCGGAATCATCGGAATATTATCACGCCGACTCACCGGCCGCGATTGGCCGTGCCGAAGTGCTGAACCAGATGCGCTTCTTGAGCCTCGACCTCAATTATGGCCGGCGGGTCGACAGCGGCATGTACCAGTACCTGCTCGACAACGGCATGACGCGCGAAGAATATGAGTGGTTCTTGAACCACCGGCTCAAGCAGCACTGCATCTTCGGCAACGATTATTACCAGCTCAACGAGCATCGCGTTTTCGCCGACGGCCACACGGTCGCCGCCGGCGAGACCTTCGGCTATGCCGAGATCACCCGCCAATATTACAACCGCTACCGCCTGCCGGTGATGCACACCGAAACAAACCTTTGGGAGGGTGCGCACGGCGACGAAGCGGTGAAGTGGCTGTGGAAGGAGTGGGCGAACGTGCTTCGGCTTCGCAACGTCGGAATCCCGACTGTCGGCTTCACCTGGTACAGCCTGATCGACCAGGTCGACTGGGACACCGCGCTTCGCGAGAAGAACGGCAATGTGAACCCGCTCGGGCTGTTCGACCTGGACCGCAAGATCCGCAACGTCGGCCGCGCGTACAAGCAGCTGATTGCCGACTGGCGCAACGTGCTGCCGGCCTCCAGCGTGTGCCTGGTCGTGCCGATCAAAAAGATCGGCGACTATTCGGCGATCGAGGACGATGGCGGAACCAACCGCGGCGGCCTCAGCCAAGCGGCGAAGAGGGCGGCGGAATAA
- a CDS encoding SMP-30/gluconolactonase/LRE family protein → MANDSTVQCVADVHAILGEGPVWVERDQALYWVDIKGRKIFRLSDDGGLDSWDTPFRVGSLAPRSAGGFIAGTDEGIAEIDIDGPRFEIVLEPERHLPGNRFNDGKVDRHGNFWAGTMDDSETQAIGTLYRIGADRVCLAVDDGYKVTNGPAFSPSGDLFYHNDSARQVTYRFAVDADGSVSERETFLQFSEGDGYPDGMTVDAEGCLWIAFWDGWCVRRFSPAGELLEKIDVPVALPTSCAFGGPELDRLYITSASIGLDAEALKMQPNAGGLFMVRPGVKGTPQVPFAG, encoded by the coding sequence ATGGCAAACGACTCGACAGTTCAATGCGTCGCCGACGTTCATGCGATCCTCGGCGAAGGCCCGGTCTGGGTGGAGCGGGACCAGGCGCTTTACTGGGTCGACATCAAGGGCCGGAAGATCTTTCGCCTCAGCGACGACGGGGGGCTCGACAGCTGGGACACGCCGTTCCGCGTCGGATCGCTGGCCCCGCGCAGTGCCGGCGGCTTCATCGCCGGAACCGACGAAGGCATTGCCGAAATCGACATCGACGGACCGCGATTCGAGATCGTCCTGGAGCCCGAACGCCACTTGCCGGGCAACCGCTTCAATGACGGCAAGGTCGACCGCCATGGCAATTTCTGGGCCGGCACGATGGACGATTCGGAGACGCAAGCGATCGGCACCTTGTACCGCATCGGCGCCGACCGGGTCTGCTTGGCCGTGGACGACGGCTACAAGGTGACGAATGGCCCGGCGTTCAGCCCGTCGGGCGACTTGTTCTACCACAACGACAGCGCCCGGCAGGTAACTTATCGCTTCGCCGTGGATGCCGACGGCAGCGTTTCGGAGCGCGAAACATTCCTCCAGTTCAGCGAAGGCGACGGCTATCCGGACGGGATGACCGTCGATGCCGAAGGCTGCTTGTGGATCGCCTTCTGGGACGGCTGGTGCGTTCGCCGCTTCTCGCCGGCCGGAGAGCTTCTGGAGAAGATCGACGTGCCGGTCGCGCTTCCGACCAGCTGCGCTTTTGGCGGACCTGAGCTCGACCGGCTTTACATCACCTCGGCCAGCATCGGCCTCGACGCCGAGGCGCTCAAGATGCAACCAAACGCCGGGGGGTTGTTTATGGTGAGACCAGGGGTGAAGGGCACGCCCCAGGTACCCTTCGCGGGCTGA